AAGTGATGGTGGAAGCGGAGAGCTTCGGGACGCGAAGTGTTGTTTACATGAATCGCCAAAGGCTTGTTGTCTCGGCCCGAGCTGAGCACCACGAGGACTTATTTGACACTGTCTCAGGTAAAGCAATCGTCTATTCGGAGTTTCATCACATTGGTGAAGGGCGAACGGTAGATGAACAACAACTCCAAGAAACTCTGCCTGCTGATTCGGGTATCCTTGTGGGTGCTGAGGTTGGTCTTTATGAAAAGGGTACTCCCAATTTTCTAAATCTCTTTATTCGATTAGGTCAAGGCTTGGCTGCCTTTGATGAACTGGGTGTTCCTTATGGGCTGAATACTGAAAAGAAGGCCACCGGAGCTCATGAAATGGTGTTGGGCCTTTCTGGGAATTGGGAGCCAAATTCGAACTGGGCGTTATTGAGCGGAGCGTACGCGCGGCAGTTTGTGGATGCCGATCCTAACATCTACGACCGAGACGATACTTGGGAAGCCGGTTTTGCCATTCGTCCAGCTTGGCAAGTGAGCGAACATTTTCAGATGGTAGCAGAACTTAATGGTCAGTACTTGCGACCTAACGGCATCGCGCAAGAGAGCGGTGAGCAGGATATGCCCTTTGTTCTTCAGGGAGCTATCGTTCCAACGATTTCACTGGGAAGGGGAAGCTTTTCCCGTCCTCAGCTCCGTTTGATTTATTCGATTTCCCACTTAAATGCAGATGCGCAGCGAACCTATGCGCCTCAAGACCCATTGCGTAGCCGCTCAGTTCAGCATTTTGTGGGCGTTGGTATCGAGTGGTGGTTAAACAGTTCACGCTACAGTGCGGGGAGATAGAAAATGATGAAGGCTATTAGATTAAAAGGCTTATTGTTGACTCTCTTATTGGTTCTTGTGGGCTGCGTAGATGTGCCAGAACCAGGCAGTGAAGTGCTTACAACACAAGTGGACGATTGGCGTGACGAGGTGATCTACCAAGTGTTGACAGATCGCTTTTCTGACGGTGATTATTCGAACAATTACCGAGTGAATATCAATGACCCATCGGCTTACCATGGTGGTGATTGGGTTGGGATCATCAATAAGCTTGATTATCTTAGTGACCTGGGTGTGACGGCGCTTTGGATTTCACCTGCAGTTAAAAACGTAGAGATGGATGCTGGATTTTCCTCATACCATGGTTACTGGACTCAGGACTTTACCAAAGCGAATCCTCACTTTGGTGATTTAACCAGCCTACGCAGGTTGGTTGATGCGGCACACGAAAAGGGTATCAAGGTGATTCTCGATATCGTCACGAATCATGTGGGCCAAGCCTTTTACTACGACATCAACAAGAATGGACAACCCGACGACGTCCTCATGGGGCAAGGTGGTGCGATAGGAAACCCACTGGAGCAAGATGAGGGAACCAGTGATTTAGTTCGGATTACCGAATGGGATCCAGATTTTGATATCACCGGCGTGCAATCTTGGACCTCTCTTGGACCGTCTGGCAATGCACCGGTTGAATTTGTGAATATGCCCGAGCTTGGGCGGGTGGCACCGTATCCGGCTATTTTTGCAGACGAGGAAGCGTACAATCGCAAAGGCCGGGTTACGGTTTGGAATTATCCGTCGACTTGTGATTGCGGGAGCGGGCGCTGCTCCTTTCAAGGATCTGAGCATTGCTCGTTGGCTCAGCTGTCCTTGGGCGCTGATGTATGCGCTTGCAATGGTGAGTCTTGTACTTGGCGTGATGACCAAGCATGCCTACGTACTCAAGAGGTTCTCGGAGACTTCCCGGGTGGTTTGAAAGATATCAAGACAACTCGCCAGGATGTGCGCGATGCGCTCTTTGAAGTGTTTGCTCGATGGATTGAGGTAAGTGATATCGATGGATTTCGAATCGATACCCTCAAGCACGTTGAACCCTCATTTTGGGAAGATTTTAGTCCACGTATTCGGGAATTTGCCAAATCAAAAGGTAAGAAAAATTTCTTCATGTTTGGCGAAGCATTCGATGGCAGTGATGAACTTCTGGGTAGCTACACTCAAGGTGAGGGTGTTGATAGCTTATTTTACTTCTCGGCCTATTATGAACTGTATCGAAATAAATTTTTGGGTGACGGTAGCCGAACCTGTGAAATTGAAAGACTGCACTGTCGCCGTCACGGTTGTGCTGCCGACCCCTGTAACGAAGGTGGCCCGATCGATGCGCTCTACAACGGAGAAGGTAAAGTCGATGGTCCCATGTCGGCAGATGGAGAACTTCTCAATTCCAGACAACTGGTCGTAAATTTTGCCTCGAACCATGACGTAGGCAGATTTCTGTATTTTATGCCGAGCACTTGGACTCCAGAAGAGAAGCAAAAGGTTCTTCATATGGGGCTTGCTTATTTAATGACGACAGATGGAATTCCATCTCTTTATTATGGTGTGGAACAACAATTTTCCGGTGGTAACGACCCGGCCAATCGCGAGACGATGTGGAACCCGTCATTTTACGACGGCAGAAGTTACCTTGATGGCGATGCAACCGTTGATTGGCAACCCTTTGACCAATCGAATCCAACTTATGTATGGCTAAAGAATTTGATTCAGCTGAGAAAAGACCAGGTTGCACTTCGGCGCGGCGCTATGCTGACACGCTGGAGTACCCAGACAGACCTTGGTGATGATCACGGTTTATATGTTTTCGAAAGACGCCATGTTGATGATGTGGTTTTGGTCGCGATGAACTTATTTCCAACCCGTGGTAGCCGTACAACCGCCGGGGGAGGCAATATGAAGGTTGGTTATGCTCCTGGAACAATTTTGCGGGACGCATTGGACCCAACCTATGAGGTGACGGTCGAAGAAGCGGGATGTTCGCCTGATGTGAATGAAGGTTGCGTGACGATCGAGGTTGCGGCTCGAAGTGTTAGGGGTCTTCTGGCTCAGCCCTGATCTTTTGCCACCAGTCACCTTGTTCTTTCACAACTGCAGGTTTGCTCCGGCTCTCGGAGGTGCATGTTGGTAAATCAATGATGACGGTCGTTCCGCCGCCTGGCGTTTTCTCGATTTGAACCTGGCCTTCAAACGTTTCTCGGACCAGACTACCCACGATATTCAAGCCAAGCCCTGTTCCACCTTCATCGTGCTGGCTGGTGAAAAATGGTGCAAATAGTCTCTCTTGCTCGAGAGCACTCATCCCGCAACCATTGTCTTGGATTCTGACCTGAAACAGATCGTTCTCGATTCGTCGAACTGAAACAATAATATGACCGCCAGCTTCCTCGTTCGGGAATGCATGCTGAAGAGAGTTGCGAACGAGGTTTGTAACGATGGTGGTAAAAGCGCCAGGATAACCCTCAACTTCAATAATATCTGGTGCATCAATCTCAAGGTTATGTCCCGATTTTTTAACATCATGGCGAAGACTGAGTGCGATGAAGTGAAGGTAGCCAGGTAAGACAAAGACGCGTCGCTCGTAGGTTGCCTGGTCAAGAGATATGGTTTTAAAACTCTCGGCAAGCTCGGCAACTCGCTTACTTTGTTGCAAGATTGTCTTTGTATGTTCTTGCATGGTTTTGAGATAATTCTGCAGCTCGTGAGGCTGGAGAGTTTGGTCGTCGAAGTGTTTTTGGATACTCGTACTTAACTCGTTCATATGCGAGGCAGCCATTACGGATAAGCCGGTTGGGCCTTTCACTTCATTAGCCATATTGGATACGAGCTTACTGATGGCTTGCGTTTTGTGTGACTGAACCAGGTTGTCTCGCAGCAGGTCACTGACCATTTGCCGAAATACGGTAGACGCCAAATCGCTCATTCGTTCGAAAGTAAAACCAATTTCAAATGGGTCTTCTCGAATCACACGACGGATCATGATTTCGGCTTCAATCATTCCCCAGATGGTATTAAAGCGAACCGTACCTTTGTTGTTGGCAGTGACTTGGCCTTTAGCAGCTTCCGAGTCAATGGTCATACGAGCCCCGCCAAGCGAGATATCGTTCAGCTGGCCCTCGAATGTTTTGTCTTGGTAAAGTAATTCACAACCAAGATTTACATTCACACGAATACTTCTACGTCGTTCTTCCATGGTGAAAGACGTCCTTATTCATCGATGTTTTACAACTTAGTACGGCACTACCCAGTTACAACTATAGAACGGAAGCAGAGCAATACTCCAGGAGTTTCAAATGGTATTCTATGTGCTTGAATTTATGCCGCTTTATCTTCTGCAACGCATGTGTCGCGTCCACGGTCTTTGGCTTGGTAGAGGCATTTATCTGCTAGGGAAACAAGCTCCCGGGGTGCCACATCGGGCCCGGGTATACATGTTGCGACGCCTACGCTTGCGGTGACGACTTTGGCAGCCCGCGAATGTCCGTGAGGAATGGAGAGCTCTCGCACCGACTCGCAAAGTGATTGACCCAGCTGAAGTGCCTCTTCGTGGGATACCCGCGGGACGAGAAGTATAAATTCTTCGCCGCCGTACCGGGCAGCTACTTCACCGGAGCGTCTGGCCATGGTTTTGAGTAGTCGTCCAAGAGAGGCAAGGCAACGGTCGCCTGCTTGGTGGCCGTAGTTGTCATTGAATGCTTTGAATTCATCCACATCTAAAAGTAGCAACGAAATGGGAGTACCATCTCGGCTGGCTCGGCGCCATTCTTCATCATACCGCTCTTGAAAATAGCGCCGGTTGGCAAGCTCCGTAAGAGAATCGGTTGTTGATAAAAGCATAAGCTGCTCACCCAAGGCCTCGAGCTGTTGTGCCTCGAGCTCGAGAAGGTGAGTTTGGAGAAAGTCTTTTCTGCGGTGTCTCTCTAAGGTGTAGGCGCAGAACATGCCCAAGACATTGATGAGTGCAAATAGGAAAACAAATCGAAAGAAGTCCATCGGTAGGCCGTCTGCTTGGTTTTGCAGATGCAGGCCTGCGATCAATGCCATTATGAAAATGATCCAACAGACAATATTGGACTGACGAAAACTTAGGCGCAGACCTGTAAAAATAAACATGACAAGTGGCAACACACCGAGAATGGTGATGTGCTCGCCGGATATCATCGTCATGCCCACCAGTGTGCTGGCGATAAAGAGTAAGACCGTGGAGAGGATTTTAAAGAGGTAAAGGTGGATCCGCGGCAGCTTGAGAAGAAAGATGCAGAAGATAATGACCGGTGACACCAGGCCATATCGAACGAGGGCAAGCTTACTAAACGCAACACCGACCATCGTCCAGTCCAGGAGTCCAAACACGCCGTAGACAATGAGTCCGAAGATAGCAGCAAAGCGGACGTGCCGTGCTGAACTCAGTGCGTGGTCGTGTTGGTAGAGTTCTTCGAGCTGGGGTTCAAAGCGAAGTCTGTTTAAGCCAGTGCGCAAGGAAATTTCTATTTCCTCAATGGTATCAATCTCTGGCTGGCTGGTCTCTTGCAAGTGGTGCTCGCTTCAAATTTTGGGGCTTTGGGTATTCATTAGCTATTGGGGCCACCTATTTACGTAAGACAAGGTGTGTCCTCAATGAACATCATCGGAGGATACCCTCAGTGTCTACTTGGGCATACCCATTGAGAGCATCTCTGGTGAAAAAAATTGTATGTATCTTAAGAAGATAACGTTGAATTCTGGCTTCAGATCAGTACGACATCGATTTCTATGGATTTCACGGCTTCAGAGGAAAGGATCTTTGTTAATCCGCCAAAATTATGGAGCAAATCTCAAGATTTAAGCGCGTAGGCGAGCTTCGGCTGGCGAAGGCGAGGTGGTAGCTTTTCGAAGGCGGAGTATTTTTCGTGCAGCCCAGTCCTTTAAAAGCACGGGTCTTCATGATTAAAGCGCGCAAAAGAGCTGACTGGAATGGCCCATGAACATTAGTTTTCTACTGGTAAAACCTGAAAATCCTGCCAACGTGGGGGCCACTGCCCGGGCCATGAAAACCATGGGCCACAGCGACCTTAGGCTGATTGCTCCGTGTGATTATCTTAATGAGCGGGGGCGAGCCTTGGCGCATGCGTCAGAGGACCTTCTGGAGTCGGCAAAAGTCTATGAGACTTACGAAGAAGCTACCGCCGATATGGATTTGGTCATTGCCACCACCGCGCGCCATCGCAGGTTGAAGTTTGACTACATTCCATCTTACGAAGTCATGGAAAAGATTCGCTCCAAAAAAGATTTGGTGAAAAATGTGTGCTTTGTCTTTGGTGGTGAGCGGGATGGCTTGGCCACAGAGTTTCTTCGCAAGGCAGATATGATTACCACCATTCCCACCGCCACCAAGTTTCCATCGCTGAATCTTTCGCAGTCGGTGATGATATTTTCCTATCTTGCGAAAAGTGAATTGGCCGTGGTGCAAACCGACGACTGGCGTATCAATGAGAATGAGCTGAAAGACTCCGACATGTCGTCCCTTAAGAAATCGATTCTGAACCTTATCGATGACTTAGGGATGAAAGATCCAACCACCATCAAACGCCAAACTACCCATGCCATTG
The nucleotide sequence above comes from Deltaproteobacteria bacterium. Encoded proteins:
- a CDS encoding alpha-amylase; amino-acid sequence: MMKAIRLKGLLLTLLLVLVGCVDVPEPGSEVLTTQVDDWRDEVIYQVLTDRFSDGDYSNNYRVNINDPSAYHGGDWVGIINKLDYLSDLGVTALWISPAVKNVEMDAGFSSYHGYWTQDFTKANPHFGDLTSLRRLVDAAHEKGIKVILDIVTNHVGQAFYYDINKNGQPDDVLMGQGGAIGNPLEQDEGTSDLVRITEWDPDFDITGVQSWTSLGPSGNAPVEFVNMPELGRVAPYPAIFADEEAYNRKGRVTVWNYPSTCDCGSGRCSFQGSEHCSLAQLSLGADVCACNGESCTWRDDQACLRTQEVLGDFPGGLKDIKTTRQDVRDALFEVFARWIEVSDIDGFRIDTLKHVEPSFWEDFSPRIREFAKSKGKKNFFMFGEAFDGSDELLGSYTQGEGVDSLFYFSAYYELYRNKFLGDGSRTCEIERLHCRRHGCAADPCNEGGPIDALYNGEGKVDGPMSADGELLNSRQLVVNFASNHDVGRFLYFMPSTWTPEEKQKVLHMGLAYLMTTDGIPSLYYGVEQQFSGGNDPANRETMWNPSFYDGRSYLDGDATVDWQPFDQSNPTYVWLKNLIQLRKDQVALRRGAMLTRWSTQTDLGDDHGLYVFERRHVDDVVLVAMNLFPTRGSRTTAGGGNMKVGYAPGTILRDALDPTYEVTVEEAGCSPDVNEGCVTIEVAARSVRGLLAQP
- a CDS encoding diguanylate cyclase; the encoded protein is MQETSQPEIDTIEEIEISLRTGLNRLRFEPQLEELYQHDHALSSARHVRFAAIFGLIVYGVFGLLDWTMVGVAFSKLALVRYGLVSPVIIFCIFLLKLPRIHLYLFKILSTVLLFIASTLVGMTMISGEHITILGVLPLVMFIFTGLRLSFRQSNIVCWIIFIMALIAGLHLQNQADGLPMDFFRFVFLFALINVLGMFCAYTLERHRRKDFLQTHLLELEAQQLEALGEQLMLLSTTDSLTELANRRYFQERYDEEWRRASRDGTPISLLLLDVDEFKAFNDNYGHQAGDRCLASLGRLLKTMARRSGEVAARYGGEEFILLVPRVSHEEALQLGQSLCESVRELSIPHGHSRAAKVVTASVGVATCIPGPDVAPRELVSLADKCLYQAKDRGRDTCVAEDKAA
- a CDS encoding RNA methyltransferase, encoding MNISFLLVKPENPANVGATARAMKTMGHSDLRLIAPCDYLNERGRALAHASEDLLESAKVYETYEEATADMDLVIATTARHRRLKFDYIPSYEVMEKIRSKKDLVKNVCFVFGGERDGLATEFLRKADMITTIPTATKFPSLNLSQSVMIFSYLAKSELAVVQTDDWRINENELKDSDMSSLKKSILNLIDDLGMKDPTTIKRQTTHAIAKLGYDDLYLVHNLRKRIAARIASLKSLVKE